A single Tamandua tetradactyla isolate mTamTet1 chromosome X, mTamTet1.pri, whole genome shotgun sequence DNA region contains:
- the TMEM31 gene encoding LOW QUALITY PROTEIN: transmembrane protein 31 (The sequence of the model RefSeq protein was modified relative to this genomic sequence to represent the inferred CDS: deleted 3 bases in 2 codons; substituted 2 bases at 2 genomic stop codons): protein MGLTNKSEGEEQLKSNNSDLPNXDQEEEIXQLEEHTPAGQRTRRAGTQPSRCRLPSRRTPETPTDRAVSLLGVLPWPSRWIDMQLPAVLQFYPEFLLVLKDTSNICLQAHVKEIRLPIFLHFFALSTLHFHLAFLLILLFLSLFLIILLLSLLLLSIFVLIFF from the exons ATGGGGTTAACAAACAAGAGTGAAGGAGAAGAACAGCTCAAGTCCAACAACTCGGATTTGCCCAATTAAGATCAAGAAGAAGAAATCTAACAGCTAGAAGAG CATACTCCAGCAGGGCAGCGAACACGAAGAGCAGGCACACAGCCATCCAGATGTCGATTGCCTTCACGTAGGACACCTGAAACACCCACAGATAGAGCAGTCAGCCTTCTTGGAGTCCTTCCATGGCCT TCTAGGTGGATTGATATGCAGTTGCCTGCTGTTCTTCAGTTTTATCCTGAATTTCTTCTGGTTTTAAAAGATACTTCCAACATATGTCTGCAGGCCCATGTCAAAGAGATCAGACTACCCATCTTCCTTCACTTCTTTGCACTCTCCACCCTCCATTTCCATTTGGCTTTCCtccttatacttcttttcctttctttattt cttataattctaCTTCTGAGTCTGCTTCTTCTTAGTATTTTCGTTCTTATATTCTTCTGA